One segment of Setaria viridis chromosome 4, Setaria_viridis_v4.0, whole genome shotgun sequence DNA contains the following:
- the LOC117852416 gene encoding uncharacterized protein: protein MSSPRAPPGGIEEAKHYMSPPAPGGGIEAKHYILAALAVTLIAAAVVTVVFVVLSPARIVFSITEARHEQLPGNKVQLNLTIAAKNPSRRATVWYRSMYVDVSNNTGPLWTHWLRANVTTPVPLDQPTRNETKINATVALVAGAPEDFTGNGTSHGFRVMITTVARFKVGVSWTRLYDIKVACGPLDFFANQSSKAGCKDA from the coding sequence ATGTCGTCGCCTCGGGCGCCGCCGGGCGGCATAGAAGAAGCCAAGCACTACATGTCGCctccggcgccgggcggcggcataGAAGCCAAGCACTACATCCTGGCGGCTCTCGCGGTGACCCTGATCGCGGCGGCCGTCGTCACCGTCGTCTTCGTGGTGCTGAGCCCCGCGCGCATCGTCTTCTCCATCACCGAGGCGCGCCACGAACAGCTGCCCGGCAACAAGGTGCAGCTCAACCTCACCATCGCCGCCAAAAACCCCAGCCGGCGCGCGACGGTGTGGTACAGGAGCATGTACGTCGACGTGAGCAACAACACGGGGCCCCTGTGGACGCACTGGCTCAGGGCCAACGTGACGACGCCGGTGCCGCTGGACCAGCCGACGCGGAACGAGACGAAGATCAACGCGACGGTGGCCCTCGTCGCAGGGGCGCCGGAAGACTTCACCGGCAACGGGACGAGCCACGGCTTCCGCGTGATGATCACTACCGTGGCGAGGTTCAAGGTCGGCGTCTCCTGGACGAGGCTCTACGACATCAAGGTCGCCTGCGGGCCACTCGACTTCTTCGCCAACCAAAGCAGCAAAGCCGGCTGCAAAGACGCTTGA
- the LOC140222682 gene encoding uncharacterized protein: MAAAVDGGDDGKNPAAFRCIDAVRYTVALVVTVLIVSVIVNAIKFVLRSDPLHVSIVGGFVSTANLSTSPPSRIDILALDFDVRAQNPSGRTRMYYVNISAYFFDGNTSASTLAPAYDSMVYSARDIPSIVVPQQSAVDSYMLVMATNKTMPDYFDSLHGGGRMSGVTLRLDGNLTTEVYGSNSTRLTTYYCEKLLLGGHKDDEAFKGTPDVFCRAEHPS; encoded by the coding sequence ATGGCAGCGGCtgtcgacggcggcgacgacggcaagAATCCAGCGGCATTCCGGTGCATAGATGCGGTGAGGTACACGGTGGCCTTGGTGGTGACGGTGCTCATCGTCTCGGTCATCGTCAACGCCATCAAGTTCGTCCTTCGCTCCGACCCGCTGCACGTCTCCATCGTCGGAGGCTTCGTGTCAACGGCGAACCTAtcgacgtcgccgccgagcaGGATCGATATCCTGGCCCTCGACTTCGACGTCCGGGCGCAGAACCCGAGCGGCCGCACCCGGATGTACTACGTCAACATCTCCGCCTACTTCTTCGACGGCAACACGTCGGCGTCGACGCTGGCCCCGGCCTACGACTCCATGGTGTACTCCGCCAGAGACATCCCAAGCATAGTCGTGCCCCAGCAGTCGGCGGTGGACTCCTACATGCTCGTGATGGCGACGAACAAAACCATGCCGGACTACTTCGATTCACTGCACGGTGGCGGCCGCATGAGCGGCGTCACGCTGCGGTTGGATGGCAACCTCACTACCGAGGTGTACGGGTCCAACAGCACTCGCCTGACCACCTACTACTGCGAGAAGCTCCTCCTCGGCGGGCACAAGGACGACGAGGCATTCAAGGGCACGCCGGACGTGTTTTGCAGGGCTGAACATCCCAGTTGA
- the LOC117852417 gene encoding uncharacterized protein has product MENVPSKTQLRCERPAAHPTRVVVRGRAAMLRGLRRAGARAFSTAPATRTTVPVAHLAPLPSSLPESGYTVTPPVQPWPRRLTARSLSRLLLHAPTPDAAVLALRHALFHAAPPLPPSLPVFAAALSRLSRAAASDADAAARLLPPVLSLLRAARLPPFSDRPFLPLLRALRPLPSLRLFLSLPSFNSHPSVRSFNALLHSLVSARRHRLAAALFRAAQAKLYITPNLVSCNILLKGLVGVGDLDAALEVLDEMTGWGIVPDVVTYTTVLTAYCCKGDLVGAQKLFDDIIASGRRPDVTMYTVLIDGYCLRGKLQDAARIMDEMEAAGVHPNEVTYSVVIEACCKVGQSAEARDLMREMLGAGYVPDTPLCAKVVDVLCQDGKAGEANEMWRWMVKKTVPPDNAVTSTLIYWLCKNGMVREARKLFDELERGFVPSMLTYNSLILGLSENGELQEAGKVWDDMVERRYEPNAMTYEALIKGFCKMGKSNEGAALFKEMVTKGCTPSKFIYRVLVDSLSEPSHDDTFCTIVEAAALSGRDFLDGESWEIFIRKVVDTNETWKKHLDLVLNM; this is encoded by the coding sequence ATGGAAAATGTGCCCAGTAAAACCCAACTTCGTTGCGAGAGGCCGGCGGCTCACCCCACTCGCGTCGTCGTCAGGGGCCGCGCCGCCATGCTCAGGGgcctgcgccgcgccggcgcccgcgccttCTCCACAGCGCCGGCCACGCGGACCACCGTACCGGTCGCCCACCTGGCCCCACTCCCGTCGTCCCTGCCGGAATCCGGCTACACCGTCACCCCGCCGGTCCAGCCCTGGCCGCGCCGCCTCACCGCGCGGTCGCtctcccgcctcctcctccacgcgcCCACGCCCGACGCCGCGGTCCTCGCCCTCCGCCACGCGCTCTTCCACGCCGCCCCTCCGCTGCCGCCCTCGCTCCCCGTCTTCGCCGCGGCACTCTCCCgcctctcccgcgccgccgcctccgacgccgacgccgccgcgcgcctcctgCCCCCCGTCCTCTCCTtgctccgcgccgcccgcctcccacCCTTCTCCGACCGCCCGTTCctgccgctcctccgcgcgctccgcccgctcccctccctccgcctcttCCTCTCGCTCCCGTCCTTCAACTCCCACCCCTCCGTCCGCTCATTCAACGCGCTCCTCCACTCCCTCGTctccgcgcgccgccaccgcctagCCGCGGCTCTCTTCCGCGCCGCGCAAGCCAAGCTCTACATCACGCCCAACCTCGTCTCCTGCAACATCCTGCTCAAGGGTCTTGTTGGCGTCGGTGACCTCGACGCTGCACTCGAGGTGCTCGACGAAATGACTGGCTGGGGGATCGTCCCCGATGTCGTCACGTACACCACGGTACTCACTGCCTACTGTTGCAAAGGGGATCTTGTGGGGGCACAGAAGCTCTTTGATGATATTATTGCAAGTGGGCGTAGGCCGGATGTTACAATGTACACGGTGCTCATAGATGGGTACTGCCTTCGTGGGAAACTACAAGATGCAGCAAGGATCATGGATGAGATGGAAGCTGCAGGGGTGCATCCGAATGAGGTTACATATTCTGTGGTGATCGAGGCGTGCTGCAAAGTGGGACAATCTGCAGAGGCACGCGATTTGATGAGGGAGATGCTGGGGGCAGGATACGTGCCGGACACACCACTGTGTGCTAAGGTGGTCGATGTGCTATGCCAGGATGGAAAGGCAGGGGAGGCGAATGAGATGTGGAGATGGATGGTGAAGAAGACCGTCCCACCAGATAACGCAGTCACGAGCACATTGATCTACTGGTTATGCAAGAATGGAATGGTTCGGGAGGCAAGGAAGCTGTTCGATGAGCTTGAGAGGGGGTTCGTGCCAAGTATGTTGACGTATAACTCGCTTATTTTGGGATTATCTGAGAATGGGGAGTTACAGGAGGCTGGGAAGGTGTGGGATGACATGGTCGAACGGCGATATGAACCAAATGCAATGACTTATGAGGCCTTGATCAAGGGTTTCTGCAAAATGGGCAAGTCAAATGAAGGTGCTGCACTATTTAAGGAGATGGTGACCAAAGGATGTACTCCAAGCAAGTTTATTTACCGAGTATTGGTTGATAGCCTTTCTGAGCCAAGTCATGATGATACCTTTTGCACTATTGTTGAAGCTGCAGCTTTGAGTGGTCGGGATTTCTTGGATGGTGAATCATGGGAAATATTTATCAGGAAAGTGGTAGATACAAATGAAACTTGGAAAAAGCATCTTGATTTGGTGCTAAATATGTAG